Proteins co-encoded in one Nitratireductor kimnyeongensis genomic window:
- the xdhC gene encoding xanthine dehydrogenase accessory protein XdhC: protein MAADPTSGLGTFLQNSTFVALVEVCEAKGSTPREEGAWMLVSPKAIFGTIGGGQLEFMAIAKARELIADNLANGALDIPLGPEIGQCCGGRVALDIRLLDQAARPALVERAAEEASTFPQVILFGGGHVGHALASALTPLPVRVRVIETRKEAIEDFPDHVETRLTALPEEAVRDASAGTAFVILTHDHALDFLLVAEALARDDAAYVGMIGSKTKRATFKSWYLKNGGDEHRFSKLVTPIGGNAVHDKRPAVIAAMAAAEILVALQS from the coding sequence ATGGCGGCCGATCCGACCTCCGGTCTTGGGACCTTCCTGCAAAACTCGACGTTCGTCGCGCTCGTCGAGGTGTGCGAGGCGAAGGGTTCCACCCCGCGCGAAGAGGGCGCGTGGATGCTGGTTTCGCCAAAGGCAATTTTCGGAACCATCGGTGGTGGTCAACTCGAATTCATGGCGATTGCCAAAGCGCGGGAACTCATCGCGGACAATCTTGCAAACGGTGCTCTCGACATTCCGCTTGGCCCGGAAATCGGCCAGTGCTGCGGTGGCCGGGTGGCGCTCGACATTCGCCTTCTCGATCAGGCGGCGCGCCCGGCGCTCGTAGAGCGTGCTGCCGAAGAGGCAAGCACCTTTCCGCAGGTGATCCTTTTTGGCGGCGGTCATGTCGGCCATGCGCTGGCTTCAGCACTCACGCCACTGCCGGTGCGGGTGCGAGTAATCGAGACCCGCAAGGAAGCAATTGAGGATTTCCCGGATCATGTGGAGACGCGCCTTACAGCCCTTCCGGAAGAGGCGGTGCGTGATGCCTCCGCCGGAACCGCCTTCGTGATCCTGACCCACGATCACGCGCTCGACTTCCTCCTGGTTGCAGAAGCGCTCGCGCGTGACGATGCGGCCTATGTCGGTATGATCGGCTCCAAAACCAAACGCGCCACATTCAAGAGCTGGTATCTGAAAAACGGCGGTGACGAACACCGCTTCTCGAAGCTCGTCACCCCCATCGGCGGGAACGCCGTGCACGACAAGCGCCCAGCCGTCATCGCAGCCATGGCGGCTGCGGAGATACTGGTGGCCCTACAGTCGTGA
- the guaD gene encoding guanine deaminase, with the protein MAQKLIRGRLLSFKAEPRSIDDHEACLFEEDGAVLVEDGVILASGSHAQVVATATAGHQVVDHRPHLILPGFIDAHAHFPQMQVIASYGAELLDWLNNYTFPEETKFSDIQHARRIARLFFDELVRNGTTTVAAYCSVHKESAEAFFGEALARNMCVVGGKVMMDREAPAALTDTPQTSYDDTKALIGAWHGRGRLHYAVTPRFAITSSPEQMEMASALMREFPDLHLQTHLSENHEEIAFTLDLYPDAPDYTGIYEHYGLLGPKALFGHCIHLSEREADVLSDTGSVAVFCPTSNLFLGSGLFDYQRYRRREKPLRLASATDVGGGTNYSMLRTMDEGYKVIALNGEKLNPLASFWQITRGNAEALSLSERIGTLDPGTDADIVVLNARATPVMKLRMECVETLAEELFLLQTLADDRAIVETYVSGEAVKSAL; encoded by the coding sequence ATGGCACAGAAACTCATCCGTGGAAGGCTTCTCTCGTTCAAGGCCGAGCCGCGCAGCATCGACGATCACGAGGCCTGTCTTTTCGAGGAAGACGGTGCGGTTCTGGTCGAAGATGGCGTCATTCTCGCTTCCGGCAGCCATGCGCAGGTCGTGGCCACCGCCACAGCAGGGCATCAGGTGGTGGACCATCGCCCACATCTCATCCTGCCGGGCTTCATCGACGCCCACGCGCATTTCCCGCAGATGCAGGTGATTGCGAGTTATGGCGCCGAGCTTCTGGACTGGCTGAACAATTACACCTTTCCTGAAGAAACGAAATTCTCCGACATTCAGCATGCCCGCCGCATTGCCCGGCTTTTCTTTGATGAGTTGGTGCGCAATGGCACGACCACCGTGGCCGCCTATTGCTCGGTTCACAAGGAAAGCGCTGAGGCCTTTTTCGGCGAGGCGCTGGCGCGCAACATGTGCGTTGTTGGCGGTAAGGTGATGATGGACCGCGAAGCGCCTGCTGCCCTCACGGATACGCCGCAAACATCCTATGACGATACCAAGGCGCTGATCGGCGCGTGGCATGGAAGGGGCAGGCTCCACTATGCTGTCACGCCGCGTTTTGCCATCACCTCGAGCCCGGAACAGATGGAGATGGCGTCGGCGCTGATGCGGGAGTTCCCCGATCTGCACTTGCAGACGCACCTGTCCGAGAATCATGAAGAGATCGCCTTCACATTGGATCTGTACCCCGACGCGCCCGACTACACCGGCATCTATGAGCATTATGGCCTCCTTGGGCCGAAGGCACTTTTCGGCCATTGCATTCATCTTTCCGAGCGCGAGGCGGATGTGCTTTCGGACACGGGCTCGGTCGCCGTGTTCTGCCCCACCTCAAACCTCTTTCTCGGCTCCGGCCTGTTCGACTATCAGCGCTATCGCAGGCGTGAGAAGCCGCTGAGGCTCGCCTCGGCGACCGATGTGGGCGGTGGCACCAATTACTCCATGCTGCGCACCATGGACGAGGGCTACAAGGTGATCGCGCTCAATGGTGAGAAGCTGAACCCGCTCGCCTCCTTCTGGCAGATCACGCGCGGCAATGCCGAGGCGTTGTCCCTGTCGGAGCGGATTGGCACGCTGGATCCGGGCACGGACGCCGATATCGTCGTTTTGAACGCGCGGGCGACACCGGTCATGAAGCTGCGCATGGAATGTGTGGAAACATTGGCAGAGGAGCTTTTCCTGCTTCAAACGCTTGCCGACGACCGCGCAATCGTAGAAACCTATGTCTCAGGAGAGGCGGTCAAAAGCGCCTTGTAA
- a CDS encoding RNA polymerase sigma factor — protein MDAPPRLDLNPTTYQHLLKTARRHASHLVEAEDLVHETLIVALTVDKRPEVANRAWLQGVMRNVAATKRRSAVRRVIRENAADISGSGSEAVLPAEFLVNLPRSQRIVALLALGGHTRKEIRHLLRISDAGLRQRIAALRARWRNEAHESGHPGEEHLSGTLAFGAIRQNLLPLARHSGAFLASHDPDGHLFAISFSSSQPHETGFCGNRKAEPAV, from the coding sequence ATGGATGCCCCTCCCCGGCTGGACCTCAACCCCACCACCTATCAACACCTGCTAAAGACAGCCCGTCGCCACGCTTCGCACCTCGTCGAAGCCGAAGACCTCGTCCATGAAACGCTGATCGTCGCACTCACGGTCGACAAGCGTCCGGAGGTGGCAAATCGCGCCTGGTTGCAGGGCGTGATGCGCAATGTGGCGGCGACCAAACGGCGCTCGGCCGTCCGCCGGGTAATACGCGAGAACGCCGCAGACATTTCCGGATCCGGCTCCGAAGCCGTTCTTCCGGCCGAATTCCTGGTGAACCTGCCAAGAAGCCAGAGGATTGTCGCGCTCCTCGCTCTGGGCGGCCATACGCGCAAGGAAATCCGCCATCTCCTGCGCATATCCGATGCAGGTCTGCGGCAACGCATTGCTGCACTGCGCGCGCGCTGGCGCAATGAAGCCCACGAGAGCGGTCATCCGGGTGAAGAGCACTTGTCGGGCACGCTCGCCTTCGGCGCAATCCGGCAAAACCTCCTTCCGCTCGCCCGTCACAGCGGGGCATTCCTTGCAAGTCATGACCCCGATGGACATCTCTTCGCGATCAGTTTTTCTTCTTCCCAGCCTCACGAAACGGGTTTCTGCGGCAATAGGAAAGCAGAACCAGCAGTGTAA
- a CDS encoding glycerate kinase type-2 family protein gives MNRSIDPKTLFTTLFEAAVSAADPSKTIRRFLPPKPKGRTIVVGAGKGAAQMAAALEEAWDGPLEGTVVTRYGYGAPTRVIEVLEAAHPVPDEAGLAGAKRLMETVAGLGPDDLVIALVCGGGSALLPAPAGSLTLADEIAVNEALLASGAPISAMNTVRKHISAIKGGRLAAAAHPARVVSLVVSDIPGDDPALVSSGPTVPDSAGRADALAIVEAFGMDLPEAVMQHLASPQADAPSPDDARFAQNEVHVIASAARSLEAAAREAEKQGVPAVILSDAIEGEAREAGGFHAAIAREIAAKDRPFQKPVMLLSGGETTVTLSGKGGRGGRNTEFLLALALGIEGVAGVSAFAADTDGIDGSEDNAGAFADHHTVVRLRQAGHDPKALLAKHDAWGAFDTLGDLFVPGPTGTNVNDLRVVLVR, from the coding sequence TTGAACCGCAGCATCGATCCGAAAACATTGTTCACAACCCTGTTCGAGGCTGCCGTCTCTGCCGCTGACCCTTCCAAAACGATTCGAAGGTTCCTTCCGCCAAAGCCCAAGGGGCGCACGATCGTTGTCGGTGCCGGCAAGGGCGCAGCGCAAATGGCGGCAGCGCTTGAAGAGGCTTGGGATGGCCCGCTTGAGGGCACTGTCGTCACCCGCTACGGATACGGTGCGCCAACCCGCGTCATAGAAGTGCTGGAGGCAGCGCATCCGGTGCCGGATGAGGCAGGCCTTGCCGGCGCGAAACGTCTCATGGAAACAGTTGCCGGTCTCGGACCGGATGACTTGGTGATCGCGCTGGTGTGTGGTGGTGGCTCGGCTTTGCTTCCTGCACCTGCAGGCTCCCTGACGCTCGCCGATGAGATAGCCGTCAACGAGGCATTGCTTGCCTCCGGTGCGCCCATCTCGGCCATGAACACTGTCCGCAAGCACATTTCCGCGATCAAGGGAGGCCGGTTGGCGGCTGCCGCACATCCTGCCCGTGTCGTGTCGCTCGTGGTCTCCGACATACCGGGGGACGACCCGGCTCTTGTGTCTTCCGGGCCCACCGTTCCCGATTCCGCAGGCCGCGCCGATGCGCTGGCCATTGTGGAAGCCTTCGGCATGGATCTGCCCGAGGCCGTCATGCAGCATCTTGCTTCGCCGCAGGCCGATGCTCCATCTCCCGATGATGCGCGATTTGCGCAGAATGAGGTCCACGTTATTGCCTCGGCCGCCCGTTCGCTCGAAGCGGCGGCTCGCGAAGCCGAGAAGCAGGGCGTGCCGGCCGTGATCCTGTCTGATGCGATAGAAGGCGAGGCGCGAGAAGCGGGTGGGTTTCACGCGGCAATCGCGCGTGAGATCGCCGCGAAGGACCGGCCTTTCCAGAAGCCGGTCATGCTGTTGTCCGGAGGGGAGACCACGGTGACGCTTTCTGGCAAGGGAGGCCGTGGCGGTCGCAACACCGAGTTTCTGCTGGCCCTTGCGCTTGGCATCGAGGGTGTCGCGGGCGTTTCCGCTTTCGCCGCCGACACTGACGGCATAGACGGTTCCGAAGACAATGCGGGTGCCTTTGCCGATCACCACACGGTCGTGCGGTTGCGTCAGGCAGGGCACGATCCGAAGGCGCTTCTGGCCAAACATGACGCCTGGGGCGCGTTCGACACGCTCGGTGATCTGTTCGTGCCGGGTCCTACCGGCACGAATGTCAACGATCTGCGTGTGGTTCTGGTACGCTAA
- a CDS encoding CopG family antitoxin: MKRSVPKLKTDKDAEDFLDQDLSDLDFGAFKPAGFEFENKAARVNMRMPQSQLDAVKAEAEKRGVPYQRFMRELVQRGLESLRAG; the protein is encoded by the coding sequence ATGAAACGCAGCGTTCCCAAACTGAAAACCGATAAGGATGCGGAAGACTTTCTCGATCAGGATCTGTCCGATCTGGATTTCGGTGCGTTCAAACCCGCCGGTTTCGAGTTCGAGAACAAGGCGGCGCGGGTCAATATGCGCATGCCGCAAAGCCAACTCGACGCGGTGAAGGCTGAGGCGGAGAAGCGCGGGGTACCCTATCAGCGCTTCATGCGCGAGCTTGTTCAGCGCGGTCTGGAAAGCCTGCGCGCAGGCTGA
- a CDS encoding BrnT family toxin: MKVAGFDWDAGNWPKCAKHGVSKSEIEHALLHDPLIAPDPAHSGHEDRYIVIGRNPQGRAMFIGVTFRVVDGRPLIRPIPARYMHAKEVKRYETQRSQTENR; encoded by the coding sequence ATGAAGGTCGCGGGCTTTGACTGGGATGCCGGAAACTGGCCGAAATGTGCAAAGCACGGTGTCTCGAAGTCTGAGATCGAGCACGCGCTTCTTCATGACCCGTTGATTGCGCCGGACCCGGCACATTCCGGGCACGAAGACCGCTATATCGTCATAGGACGCAACCCGCAGGGGCGTGCCATGTTCATAGGCGTGACCTTTCGGGTGGTCGATGGGCGACCTCTTATCCGTCCCATCCCAGCGCGCTACATGCATGCCAAGGAGGTGAAACGCTATGAAACGCAGCGTTCCCAAACTGAAAACCGATAA
- a CDS encoding LysR family transcriptional regulator, whose amino-acid sequence MAYLDNIAVFVRVVELGNLSSAGRDMRLSPAVASNRVKELEKHLGVRLFNRTTRQLTPTEQGRVFYEGARKVLEAVAEAEASVADLSGQPRGTIRVTAPLGIGKRLIASGIPEFRDRYPEIEVRLRLSDHEVDMMREGIDVAFKLGILENSSFRMRGIMDCERVLAAAPDYLKRRGEPKTPEALIDERHDCLMLRFPGAREHFWVLQTPEGARKFEVGGPFDSDDGDVVTDWALAGRGIINKPRFEIGPFLRDGRLRVVLPDTPPVPVKLAALYPHKKLQDPKVRLLVDFMASRCQKMIGETLSEQ is encoded by the coding sequence ATGGCCTATCTCGACAATATCGCCGTTTTTGTCCGCGTCGTGGAACTGGGAAACCTGTCTTCGGCCGGGCGCGACATGCGGCTTTCTCCGGCAGTTGCCTCGAACCGCGTGAAGGAGCTGGAGAAGCACCTCGGCGTGCGGCTCTTCAACCGCACCACGCGGCAACTGACCCCGACGGAACAGGGGCGCGTGTTCTATGAGGGGGCACGCAAGGTGCTTGAGGCAGTGGCGGAGGCCGAAGCCTCGGTGGCCGACCTTTCCGGCCAGCCGCGCGGCACGATCCGTGTCACCGCGCCGCTCGGCATCGGCAAGCGGCTGATCGCCAGCGGCATTCCCGAATTTCGTGACCGGTATCCCGAGATCGAGGTTCGCTTGCGGCTGTCGGACCATGAAGTGGACATGATGCGCGAAGGCATCGACGTCGCCTTCAAACTTGGAATACTGGAGAATTCCTCCTTCCGCATGCGCGGCATCATGGATTGCGAGCGCGTTCTGGCGGCGGCGCCCGATTATCTGAAACGACGCGGCGAACCGAAGACGCCCGAAGCGCTGATCGATGAGCGGCACGATTGCCTGATGTTGCGCTTTCCCGGCGCGCGCGAGCATTTCTGGGTGCTGCAGACGCCGGAAGGCGCTCGGAAATTCGAGGTGGGCGGTCCGTTCGATTCCGACGATGGTGACGTTGTCACCGACTGGGCGCTTGCCGGGCGCGGCATCATCAACAAGCCCCGCTTCGAGATCGGGCCCTTTCTGCGCGATGGAAGGCTTAGGGTGGTTTTGCCGGATACGCCGCCCGTACCGGTGAAGCTCGCCGCGCTCTACCCGCACAAGAAGTTACAGGACCCGAAAGTGCGGCTTCTGGTTGATTTCATGGCAAGCCGCTGCCAGAAGATGATCGGTGAGACCCTGTCAGAGCAATAA
- a CDS encoding urate hydroxylase PuuD: MNEYAVLWEWLSFGVRWLHVITAIAWIGSSFYFIALDLGLVKRSGMPEGVHGEEWQVHGGGFYHIQKYMVAPASMPEHLTWFKWESYSTWLSGFALLAIVYYAGADLYLIDRNVLDVPAWGGILISLASIGLGWLLYDLLCKSPLGKNDTTLMLVLYAILVAMAWGYTQLFTGRAAFLHLGAFTATIMTANVFLIIIPNQKIVVADLKAGRTPDPRLGLQAKQRSLHNNYLTLPVVFLMLSNHYPLAFGTQFNWVIASLIFIIGVLIRHYFNTVHARKGTPHWTWGLAGVLFILIMWLSTVPQVLTGETKLSATGETFVTSAHFPAVRDTVMGRCAMCHAAVPGYEGVPFPPKNVVLDTDVSIAGHAREIYLQAGRSHAMPPGNVSGITEEERRLIVTWFEEAR, from the coding sequence ATGAACGAATACGCGGTTTTGTGGGAGTGGCTGTCCTTCGGTGTGCGCTGGCTGCATGTGATCACGGCCATCGCCTGGATCGGCTCATCCTTTTATTTCATTGCGCTCGATCTGGGCCTCGTGAAGCGGTCAGGGATGCCCGAGGGTGTCCACGGCGAGGAATGGCAGGTCCATGGCGGTGGCTTCTACCACATCCAGAAATACATGGTCGCGCCGGCGTCCATGCCGGAGCACCTGACCTGGTTCAAATGGGAGTCCTATTCCACCTGGCTGTCCGGTTTTGCGCTGCTTGCCATCGTCTACTATGCGGGGGCGGATCTCTATCTCATTGACCGCAATGTGCTCGATGTGCCGGCTTGGGGCGGTATCCTCATTTCGCTTGCCTCCATCGGCCTTGGCTGGCTGCTCTACGACCTTCTGTGCAAATCGCCGCTCGGCAAGAATGACACGACGCTGATGCTGGTACTCTATGCCATCCTCGTTGCCATGGCGTGGGGCTATACGCAGCTCTTCACGGGTCGCGCGGCCTTCCTGCATCTGGGCGCTTTCACTGCGACGATCATGACCGCGAACGTCTTCCTGATCATTATCCCGAATCAGAAGATTGTGGTGGCGGATCTCAAGGCTGGGCGCACGCCCGACCCGAGGCTTGGCCTGCAAGCAAAGCAGCGCTCGCTGCATAACAATTACCTGACGCTGCCGGTCGTGTTCCTGATGCTGTCGAACCATTATCCACTGGCCTTCGGCACCCAGTTCAACTGGGTCATCGCATCGCTGATCTTCATCATCGGCGTGCTGATCCGCCACTACTTCAACACCGTCCACGCCCGCAAAGGCACCCCGCACTGGACCTGGGGGCTGGCCGGCGTCCTCTTCATTCTCATCATGTGGCTTTCCACCGTCCCGCAGGTTTTGACGGGCGAGACGAAGCTTTCGGCGACAGGAGAGACCTTTGTGACGTCCGCGCATTTTCCTGCTGTGCGTGACACGGTGATGGGGCGCTGCGCCATGTGCCATGCCGCCGTACCGGGCTATGAAGGTGTTCCCTTCCCGCCGAAAAATGTTGTGCTCGACACGGATGTCTCCATTGCCGGGCATGCACGCGAAATCTATCTGCAGGCAGGCCGCAGCCACGCCATGCCGCCCGGCAATGTATCGGGCATCACCGAAGAGGAGCGGCGGCTGATCGTGACCTGGTTCGAGGAGGCGCGTTAG
- a CDS encoding VOC family protein: MLSNIRIGNICYYVNDIDRTEAFYRDVVGLDVQRMEGDEETGDWLLASIENNIELIFFQMESHPGNTPIVVFDLSEGGIDEVVTGLAEKGATIVTPVSHAPGGWSAEFADPDGHVLSVYQPEDRPRSRV; the protein is encoded by the coding sequence ATGCTTTCCAACATTCGCATCGGCAATATCTGCTACTACGTCAACGACATCGACCGGACGGAGGCGTTCTATCGCGATGTGGTTGGACTCGATGTCCAGCGGATGGAGGGGGACGAGGAGACGGGCGACTGGCTTCTTGCCAGCATCGAAAACAATATCGAGCTTATCTTCTTTCAGATGGAATCCCATCCCGGCAACACCCCCATCGTGGTGTTCGATTTATCTGAAGGGGGTATTGATGAAGTCGTGACGGGGCTGGCTGAAAAGGGCGCGACGATCGTCACGCCCGTCAGTCACGCGCCGGGCGGCTGGTCGGCGGAGTTTGCCGATCCGGATGGACACGTTCTTTCCGTCTATCAGCCGGAAGACCGACCGCGCAGCCGTGTGTAG